From one Solanum lycopersicum chromosome 12, SLM_r2.1 genomic stretch:
- the LOC138340414 gene encoding secreted RxLR effector protein 161-like: MNQRKYALELIFEARLAGAQPIFTPLEFQNLSQYMQQPKHSHWNSALRVIKYIKGSPGSGLLMSSHKDTRLTGFCDADWTACVNTRRSMIGCLLKFGDSLISWKSKKHNTISRSSAEVEYRSLTTLTKEVVWVTGLFKESCVNLESLTIIHCDSKAALEIVVNPVFHERTKHIEIDCHFIHEKILQGLIRTNYINSKEQ, translated from the exons ATGAATCAGAGGAAGTATGCATTGGAATTAATTTTCGAGGCTCGTCTTGCAGGAGCACAACCTATTTTTACTCCTTTGGAAT TCCAGAATCTGAGTCAATATATGCAACAACCTAAACATTCACATTGGAATTCTGCTTTGAGAGTTATTAAGTACATTAAAGGGAGTCCAGGTTCGGGGTTACTTATGAGTTCACACAAAGATACAAGGCTAACTGGATTTTGTGATGCTGATTGGACAGCTTGTGTCAATACTAGAAGGTCTATGATAGGTTGTTTGTTGAAATTTGGTGACTCCCTCATCTCTTGGAAATCTAAGAAACATAATACAATATCTCGAAGTTCTGCCGAGGTAGAATATAGGAGTTTGACAACCTTAACTAAAGAGGTGGTTTGGGTAACTGGTTTGTTCAAAGAGTCATGTGTAAACTTGGAATCTTTAACCATAATACATTGTGATAGCAAAGCAGCTCTTGAGATTGTTGTTAATCCTGTGTTTCATGAGAGGACGAAGCACATCGAAATAGACTGTCATTTCATTCATGAGAAGATATTACAAGGACTAATACGAACCAATTACATAAATTCCAAAGAGCAATAA